cagtcGACTACGTATAACTAAAATAATATACTTATTTTAGACAAAAGGGAATAGTGGACCCACATCATAAACATACAAAACACCTAAAATACCCCTAATAAGCTTCTATAAATACTCCAGCCCTTCACTTCTTCCTTCCCTTTTCCCTGGCTCCCCTCTTCCCCCTCTAATAAACACACAATTACCATTCTGTCCCTCATGGCTCTCTCCGGTTTTGCTACCCTGCAAGCCTTCGCGGCGATGGCACCACAGCATGCCGGGTTCCGATCCAATGACACTGCAAAGCCGCCCCCGACTCATGGCCCGGCGGTGGACTCGCCGGAGGTGgaggccggcgccgccgctgcaGGATACGTCGACGAGCGGCGACTACGCCGGAGGATCTCCAACCGGGAGTCCGCGCGCCGGTCGCGCGCGCGGAAGCAGCGCTGCCTCGACGAGCTCCGGGACCGCACAGCGCGTCTCGAGGGCACCAAGCGTGAGCTCACGGCGCGAGCGCAGGCCGCGCGCGGCCGCCTGGCTCTCATCCGGCTCGCCAACGCCGGACTGCGCGCCGAGGTCGCCGCACTGGCCCGCCGCGCGCTCGCGCTCGGCCATCTGTACGCCGCGGCCACCGCCGGAAGCAGCGGCGGCGCCTTCAGCCTCGGGTTCGTCGACATTGAGCAGACGATTGCCTCGTTAATCGCATAGCGCGAGGAATGGAATGGCCAATGCTGGTGCATGatgcatgcagcatgcatgCGCGTACTCGAGCTGTCGAGCAAGTGTACCTTGTTTGATCGGAAAACGGTGAACGAAATGGAGCAACGTAAATCGTGAAATCATGTAGATATCATCATAAATCATGTATCGGCAAAAAGATTAATTTGCACGGATCTCATTGAACTTTAAGACGATAATCGTAATCTGAGTCGATATGTATGTACCTACACGACagcttattttccttttttcacGCTCGGAAATTTTCTACTTTCGCACGAAGTGATGTTTCGACGAGTATATCATTTAGATATGATCAGCACTTACGTCTATCTCTACCATTTGATAGTATTAATCATCTCCATCGAACAACTTAGATCGAATCTAGCTATgattaaattatttattttatctaCTGTATAAAGCAGAAATTGATTGTTTAGTCCCCACCCCCGTTCCACGTCTATTTAATAAAAAACCAGACGTAAAACCGCCCCCAACTCCCAAGCCGAGAAAATCGGGCTGCTTATCCGGCCCCGGCgcccccatcctcctcctcagatTCGCCGGCCCCACCTGCCATGACCCTGGATCCCAACCCCTAGCCCCGTTCTGATCCCTGTCGGCCCCCAAGCCACCTTCGCCGGTCCGCCACGGCGGATTCGCGGCGGCGCCCGCGCACTGCGGGCCGTTCGACGGTGACCCCGTCGCCCCACGGCGGGTATGTGGCGGCGCCCCGCGCACGGTGGGTCGTTCGACGGGAGGGTTCGTCGGGCGATGGACCAGGACGAGCGCCTCCGCCGTGAGCTGGCCGCCCTCGGGGGCGACTGTGGGGGCTGGTCGACGCCGCGCTGGCCGCGGCTGCACGGGACCGCCCGGACGAGCTGCGCGCGCGCCGCGACGGCATCATCGAGCGGCTCtacgccgccgccggctgcaGCAACTGCGACGGGCGTCTGCCGCGTGCTGCTTTGGCGGCGGTggggttggaggaggaggaagaggctcCGGCCTCGCCGGAGGCGGAGGGTGAGGCGAAAGCTGATGTCGCGGAGGAGTGCGAGGAGCTCGGCAGCGGTGGCGACGGCGAGCCCGGGCTGGAGAGAAAGATCGTGGCCATCAGGGGCTTTTTAGAGGACCCCGACCAGGTCCCGAAAGAATGCATTTTTACCAACTCGCAACGCGAATTCGCTCCAAATGCGCAGCTTTTTCACACAAACTGCACGTTTGTGGTGTTTTGTCACAACCCGAGGACGAGCTGGTGAGCTTGCTGCAGAACCTGGCAGACATGGACGTCACCTACAAGGCGCTCCAGGTGAAGCTTTTTTGCCATTCTTTTACTTCACTTTTGTTTTGCTTACGAAAGGAGATGAGATTTTTTAAAGTTGCTTGTGATGAGCACCCATGGAGAGGGTCAAAAGTTAGTGTTTGTGTTCCCACAGGAGGCAGACATCGGCCGGCATGTGAATGGCCTCCACAAGCACCCCTCCGGCGAAGTCCGGCGACTGGTAAAGCAGCTCATCAGGTGAACAGGAACATTGTTGCTAAACAAATGATTTTCTGGTTGGAATATGCTGATTAATTATCCTTTTGTGGAATTTGGTGTTGCTTACAACTTGAAGGAAGTGGAAGTAGATAGTGGACGATTGGGTGCGCCTGCACAATTCTGGCGGTGACGGTGGCAACTCAATCATAAGTATGTCACTGTGCAAAGTTTTACACTTTATTTGGatcaggattttttttatagaaaaggTTTATTTTTCCCCTGTTCCTGATAATCCTGATGGGTGAAATGGATTGCTTTGATGATGGCAGCTGATGGCGACTCCCCGGAGAAAATCCAAGGCAAGAGCCACCAAAGCCCTCGGGTAACTGTTCTTGCTTAGAAATGGCTCTAAATAACTAAACCACAAGCTTCTTTTGTTATTCCCTTGTCTGTGGAAAGTTTCTTTTTGGTAAGAAGCATCGTGCCTGGAATATTCCCCTCTCTATTACTCCCCTGTTAGTTTACCAAACGATCACAGATCTGAAAAAAGGTAATTATCCATGCTTTTCTCATGCTGAGTAAACTACAAACAGATTGCGCAAAGCAAGTAGCTGTTAGTTATAGTGATACTTCTGTTTGCAATTTAATAGACCTTGTACTTTAAGCTTTTCATTGATTGCAAACTTAGTAACAACGGTACCTCTGTTAATGCAATCTTTCAGGTTTCAGGGTTCCAGTATTCTCCCAGCCCACAGAGGCATAGTGTGTCACATATAATCTTCCTAAGACGTAGTATTCATTTTTCATTGTTTTAATAGCCATAAAAGTTTACTTATGGGGGTCTATTCTTTATTTCTGACATTTTAGATGGTTCAAGTTCAGAGAGGGCTAATAATAGGTTTGAGTCAACAATGGATGTGAAGCGTAAAGCGAGCCATGTACCATCATATCATAATTCCAGGTAGATCAACAACAACCATCATTCTTCTACTTCATTATTTGGTCCAGCTGTAAGGATTTAACCAGATCTTTTCTCCTAATTCCCTAGGTTCCCATTGCTATCAAACTGACGTTGTGCACTGTGTTTTGTTTAAAGTAGAACTAGCTCTATCAGTATGAACCCCAGATGTAGCATCTTTTGACCGGTTTTGCCTCACATGCCACTACTCATTGCACAATGTTGTCTAATCATGCAACTTGCAAAAAAGATCAATATTCCACTttcagtgaaaaaaaaagagttctCACGAAAACTCCAATTTGTTAGTGCTTTGTAATTGTCGAAAGGAGGCTCGTTCTTTCTTTGATAGATTTGTGGCTGAGAATGATTTTAAGTTTTCCATGCAGAAAATGACAAGGGACCACAATGATTTCCATGCAGAAAATGATTTTAAGTTTTCTGTGCATAAAAGACTTCTGGACCTTGATAGGCTGGATTTTGCTAGGAAGAGGCTCCAGGAGAATTATCACGAAGCACAAAATGGTAAATTACAAAAAATTGTGGTGACTACATGATATTGTAGTAAATTACCTGATTATTATTTTGTTGTTGTAATGGGCCTTTGCTGTGTTGTCAATAGAGAGTCTTATAAATCAGAGCAATCACTTGAAAGTGTGCTTTACGAATTCTGATAATTTAGGTGGAACCTCTAAAGGAGCCCTGAATTGCATATCATGAAAGACTacatctccttttttttctttgttggtATTATCTTTTGTTCAGCATTTGTTTGAAGCCAAATGTGTCGGTTAAGTTCTTCTGGCTGAGTATCTACCATTTTACATATTGCACAGAAAACAATCTTACCATTTCTTTAATCACATGATTAGGAATCAATTCCTTATTTCAAGCAGAGAAAAAATTTGCATACACATTAAACTTATGTTCAGGAATCCAATAGACAGCCATCTGTTTCCAACCCTGCATCATCTACAAAGAAATCCTCACCTCGTAGACATGTTCTGTAATAGTGTGCTATGTCATTTTGTTGCTTGTATTCATGTTATATTTTGATACAAACCAATTTAACATTTTGTTTGTAATCATGTTTATGGTGAAACAATTGAGAATATCGCTATGATATATGTTATCTTTGGAGTGATATGCTATCGTAATAGTAGAACATGCATTCGAAACAATTGAATATCATGTGTTTGATGAGAACAAGTGATGTGCCTACTCCTTTGGTTATGGACTTATGCCAGCCACCTAGTTGACTAGTTTGAATTTTGCATCGATTCGTGGAGTGGTCATATGGTTTGAATTTTCTATTTGTACAATTTGTATCAGTTTTCATTCATTGACTATTGTTGACCATTTTCGTGCACATTTGGTCAATTTGTATTTGTAGCCTGGCATATGAACTTTTGTATCAGTTTGCATTCACTAACCACTGTTGACCATTTTCGTGAACATATGCTCATGCTCCATCTCGTCAaaaatatttcctcaatataTTTCCTGCAGTGTTCAGTTGACCAGATGGTTGAAACAGCTCACCATGCTTGCTTTTAGATAGTGT
The nucleotide sequence above comes from Phragmites australis chromosome 4, lpPhrAust1.1, whole genome shotgun sequence. Encoded proteins:
- the LOC133915723 gene encoding basic leucine zipper 1-like; the encoded protein is MALSGFATLQAFAAMAPQHAGFRSNDTAKPPPTHGPAVDSPEVEAGAAAAGYVDERRLRRRISNRESARRSRARKQRCLDELRDRTARLEGTKRELTARAQAARGRLALIRLANAGLRAEVAALARRALALGHLYAAATAGSSGGAFSLGFVDIEQTIASLIA